A region of the Deltaproteobacteria bacterium genome:
TCTGCCTCCTTCCTTTGCTGCTCAGCCTGATAGAAACGGCGGCGGGCGCGGCCTTCTTCCGTTAATTTCTCAGGGTTGAAATAAGTAATTAATGGGAGCTCTTTCACACTTCTTGCGTTGATCGTCATTACTTCCGGAAGCATGTAAGCAACCTGCTCGAGTTCGAAACTGTCGTCGTCTACAAAAGCGATGGAATCGAGCCCTATGCCCAGTTCCTTCGTGATAGTGATTATATTCTTAGGTTTGGGTTCCCAGTTTATCTGCGGAACAAGGAAAAGATCATAAAGATTGTGTTCCTTCAACACTGCCAGGGCAACATCTTCCTCTCCCCGGCTTGCAATCGAATGAAGGATGCCTCGGCTATCCAGTTCCTCGATTACATGACATACCTCCGGGCGAATCTTGACGTCACCCTCGAGACAAACACCGTCCCAGAGCGTATCATCAAGATCCCAAATCACGCATTTCTTTGTCTTTTCCATTCTTAACTCCTTGAAGAGGAGTTATAGGAGGCAGCACCCCCGTTCTTTGCCGTATGTAGTCGGCAATATCTCTAACCGTCGAAAAATTCTCCGGAAGCAGGTCCTCGTCGGGTATGGTAAGGCCAAACCTCTGCTCGACATGTATTACGAAGGAAATTAGCCCAGCTGAATCTATTATCCCTTTATCGAACAGGTTCTCATCATCGTTGAAGGCTGTATCGATTCCCCTCGGGAGATAATTCTCCCTTATGTATGTCCAGAGAATCGCTTCGATGTCTTTGGTCATAAGAAAATACCTCAAGACAAAAAGAGCATCCCACCGATGCTTCCTGCTCAGTACCAAAATCTGTGAGTATTGTTGAAGTCCCCCCTGAACTTCGAGAAAGGTTAGCAACAACAAAAAACAAACAACGTTTCAAAAACGCATTTAGATAAATGGTAACAAAACTGAGTTGTGTGTCAATACGAACAACATAAGTAATTGTACTTATTTTATTTAAATCTCAGTTCGAATTTTGTTTCCCCTTTTACAACAATCATGCAGCTCCCAGTTTGCCGATGTCCTGCTATCTGGTTTTCTCGGATCTTCGAATCCTCGGATGTTCGAACCATCGTCTCGGTGAGTAGATGGCAGTTCAGAGTTTAGAGTTTAGAATTCAAAGTTAACACCAAATGGAAAATATCACCTGTTTTTCATCGAAACCTTGAAACTTCTGCCCCTCGGACCTTGCCAGCAAACTTCCCGGCATGGGATATCTGTCTACATAGGCTTTCCGGATCCCCTGTTGTGTGGATCCTTGGAACTTCGGCTGTTCGAACCATTTGGTTTTCGGTTTTGGTGCTTTCTGCTCTCTTTCACTTAATCCAACGTTTCCGTCGCTGCTAATTTTTCATAATAAGCTTCACTCAGCAAATTTTTACCCGAGAGCAAATGGTCCAGATAC
Encoded here:
- a CDS encoding acyl carrier protein, which gives rise to MTKDIEAILWTYIRENYLPRGIDTAFNDDENLFDKGIIDSAGLISFVIHVEQRFGLTIPDEDLLPENFSTVRDIADYIRQRTGVLPPITPLQGVKNGKDKEMRDLGS